One genomic segment of Alkalimarinus alittae includes these proteins:
- a CDS encoding FKBP-type peptidyl-prolyl cis-trans isomerase: MSDKYTTVEERVSYGIGRQMGDQLASNPFEGLHIDSVLNGLADALNGQASPVPQELMEAAFQEISAKMQAQQAEQAKALSAEGEKFLAENAKRDEVTVTESGLQYEVLTAAEGEKPSQASTVRTHYHGTLINGEVFDSSYDRGQPAEFPVGGVIAGWTEALQMMSVGSKWRLYVPYNLAYGEQGAGGAIGPYSTLIFDVELLAIVG, encoded by the coding sequence ATGTCTGATAAATACACTACCGTTGAAGAACGCGTAAGCTACGGCATCGGCCGTCAAATGGGCGATCAATTAGCTAGCAATCCATTTGAAGGTTTACACATCGATTCCGTACTAAACGGTCTTGCGGATGCGTTAAATGGTCAGGCGAGCCCTGTTCCACAAGAGCTAATGGAAGCAGCCTTCCAAGAAATCAGCGCTAAGATGCAAGCTCAACAAGCTGAGCAAGCAAAAGCACTATCAGCAGAAGGTGAAAAATTCCTTGCTGAAAATGCTAAGCGTGATGAAGTAACTGTCACTGAATCTGGCTTACAGTACGAAGTGCTAACTGCTGCTGAAGGCGAGAAGCCAAGCCAAGCATCAACCGTGCGTACTCATTACCACGGTACGTTAATTAACGGTGAAGTATTTGATAGTTCATACGATCGCGGTCAACCTGCTGAATTCCCAGTGGGCGGCGTAATTGCAGGTTGGACTGAAGCACTTCAAATGATGAGTGTGGGTTCAAAATGGCGTTTATACGTGCCATATAACTTGGCATACGGCGAGCAAGGTGCTGGTGGCGCAATTGGGCCATACTCTACATTGATTTTTGATGTTGAGTTATTAGCGATTGTTGGTTAA
- a CDS encoding mannuronate-specific alginate lyase has product MKTKRLLWISTAMMALTLGSYAATKLDTDTMLKAPNGYYLPVTEGKGKDENSRYTCEMPPTPYTGPLQFTSKYEGSDSSRDELSADAESRYQEATSDITHLEKSSVQLAEDYLQGKPGIASRHCLISWLETWAQAGALLSDDHNHTGKSVRKWALGTVASSYFLVKAPENAPEIEAKKRKTIEDWLAQVAQKVVIDWSNRPESKRNNHDYWAAWSVMITSVVLNRQDLFDWANNGLSEGLAQVDSEGFLPNELKRSTRALSYHNYAIQPLVMLSAFSEANHNELKTSERLALIKLVTLTVKSLANPAPFEQKTGEAQVTDGLLTSYALSWMEPYVKYFPESELFSPYFEALRPMKTTRLGGNLTRIFNTSVSALAAPPAYTEVK; this is encoded by the coding sequence ATGAAAACTAAACGTTTACTATGGATATCCACAGCAATGATGGCATTGACCTTAGGCAGCTATGCAGCTACGAAGCTAGATACCGATACAATGCTTAAAGCACCTAACGGCTACTATCTGCCTGTAACAGAGGGCAAAGGTAAAGACGAAAACAGTCGCTATACCTGCGAAATGCCGCCAACGCCTTACACCGGACCATTACAGTTTACGAGTAAATACGAAGGCAGTGATTCATCAAGAGATGAATTGAGCGCCGACGCCGAAAGCCGCTATCAAGAAGCCACATCTGACATTACTCACCTAGAAAAAAGCAGCGTTCAGTTGGCAGAAGACTACCTGCAAGGAAAACCCGGAATTGCCAGTCGTCACTGTCTAATTAGCTGGCTAGAAACTTGGGCCCAAGCAGGTGCACTTTTATCTGACGACCATAACCACACTGGCAAGTCCGTGCGTAAATGGGCGCTAGGCACGGTTGCGTCATCATACTTTCTAGTTAAAGCGCCTGAAAATGCGCCAGAAATTGAAGCTAAAAAACGCAAGACCATAGAAGATTGGCTCGCTCAAGTTGCTCAAAAAGTTGTTATTGACTGGAGTAACCGTCCAGAGAGCAAACGCAACAACCACGATTACTGGGCCGCTTGGTCTGTCATGATAACGAGTGTTGTACTTAACCGTCAGGACCTATTTGATTGGGCAAACAATGGGTTAAGTGAAGGCTTAGCGCAAGTAGATTCAGAAGGTTTTTTACCCAATGAGCTAAAAAGGAGCACTCGAGCATTAAGTTATCACAACTACGCTATTCAGCCTTTGGTTATGCTTTCTGCCTTTTCAGAAGCCAACCACAACGAACTCAAGACCTCTGAGCGTTTAGCGCTGATCAAGCTTGTGACCCTTACCGTTAAGAGCCTCGCTAACCCAGCACCTTTTGAACAAAAGACAGGGGAAGCACAAGTTACAGACGGCTTGCTAACAAGCTATGCACTCTCTTGGATGGAACCTTATGTGAAATACTTCCCCGAAAGTGAACTTTTTTCACCCTACTTTGAGGCCTTACGTCCAATGAAAACAACACGATTGGGTGGTAACTTAACTCGAATATTCAACACCAGCGTATCTGCATTAGCGGCACCTCCCGCATATACCGAAGTAAAGTAA
- a CDS encoding bacteriohemerythrin: MNKKLKAFALAFLLLTLVTGILLGFTLGLTHPLPWILIVALALVIVLNKKATDSQFVTWKDEYSVGIESIDNDHKNLLKLINQLQTSSLYYTGENFDKDALSELIDYTKFHFAREEKMMEEHGYPDFEAHRQQHRKMTDSVVRKVLEYEADSEKTVEDLLEYLKSWLINHINGTDKKYSSFLREKGVK; the protein is encoded by the coding sequence ATGAATAAAAAGCTCAAAGCTTTTGCACTAGCATTTTTACTTTTAACACTGGTAACCGGTATTCTCCTAGGCTTTACCTTAGGGCTTACTCACCCACTTCCTTGGATTTTGATCGTTGCATTAGCCCTCGTTATTGTCCTTAACAAAAAAGCGACGGATAGCCAGTTTGTTACGTGGAAAGATGAGTACAGCGTAGGTATTGAATCCATCGATAATGACCATAAGAACCTATTAAAGCTCATCAACCAACTACAAACTTCATCGCTTTATTATACTGGCGAGAACTTCGATAAAGATGCGTTAAGTGAGCTTATCGATTACACCAAATTTCACTTCGCCCGCGAAGAGAAAATGATGGAAGAGCATGGCTACCCAGACTTTGAAGCTCACCGCCAACAGCATCGAAAAATGACAGATTCAGTCGTCAGAAAAGTACTAGAATATGAAGCCGATAGCGAAAAAACAGTCGAAGATCTTTTAGAGTATCTCAAGAGCTGGTTGATCAATCACATTAATGGTACCGACAAAAAATACAGCTCATTTTTACGTGAGAAAGGCGTTAAGTAG
- a CDS encoding phosphohexomutase domain-containing protein: MDLSCFKAYDIRGRIPDQLNPDLAEKIGFAYATILGTEKVVVGYDIRESSPELVEALCKGLRSAGADVYNIGMGGTEQVYFSTFHYQMDGGIMVTASHNPKDYNGLKMVMKDSRPVNGDTGLNAIKEMIASGGCDAMPEMSGAEYRLDAMDSYIQHLLGYINLKDLKPLKIVVNAGNGGAGIVIDEIERHLPFEFIKIHHDPDGSFPAGVPNPLLVENRTSTQQAVIEHGADFGIAWDGDFDRCFMFDENGDFIEGYYIVGLLAQQFLSHHPGEKIIHDPRLTWNTQAVVTEFGGTPIESKTGHAFIKQVMRETDAIYGGEMSAHHYFRSFAYCDSGMIPWLLIAELLGRTDAAFSSLLKERMSAFPASGEINRTLTQPQKVLEGIEQQYTEQADVVSFIDGLSMEFADWRFNLRLSNTEPLARLNVESRGNPALMKTRTDELLSAISALDNSTD, encoded by the coding sequence ATGGATTTAAGCTGCTTTAAGGCTTACGATATTCGCGGCAGAATTCCTGATCAGCTTAACCCTGATTTGGCTGAAAAAATAGGGTTTGCCTATGCGACTATTCTGGGCACAGAAAAAGTAGTTGTGGGGTATGATATTCGTGAATCTAGCCCAGAATTAGTTGAAGCCTTGTGCAAAGGGCTGCGTAGCGCGGGGGCAGATGTCTATAACATCGGGATGGGCGGTACTGAGCAAGTCTATTTTTCTACCTTTCATTACCAAATGGACGGCGGCATCATGGTGACGGCTAGCCATAACCCAAAGGACTATAACGGCCTAAAAATGGTGATGAAAGACTCTCGTCCCGTCAACGGTGATACCGGCCTCAATGCCATCAAAGAAATGATTGCCTCCGGCGGCTGTGACGCCATGCCTGAAATGTCGGGAGCAGAATACCGATTAGACGCTATGGATAGCTATATCCAGCACCTACTGGGTTATATCAACCTTAAAGACCTTAAGCCGTTAAAGATTGTCGTCAATGCAGGCAATGGCGGCGCTGGCATAGTGATTGACGAAATTGAGCGCCACCTACCCTTTGAGTTTATAAAAATTCACCACGATCCAGACGGCTCATTCCCTGCAGGAGTACCCAATCCGCTACTGGTTGAAAACAGAACATCGACTCAACAAGCAGTGATTGAACACGGCGCAGATTTTGGGATCGCTTGGGACGGTGATTTTGATCGTTGCTTCATGTTCGATGAAAACGGTGATTTTATTGAGGGTTATTACATTGTAGGCTTACTGGCTCAACAATTTTTAAGCCATCACCCTGGTGAGAAAATAATTCATGACCCACGGCTGACTTGGAACACCCAAGCGGTGGTAACAGAATTTGGTGGCACCCCGATAGAAAGCAAAACAGGCCACGCATTTATCAAGCAAGTGATGCGTGAAACCGATGCTATCTATGGCGGTGAAATGAGCGCGCATCATTACTTCCGCTCATTTGCCTACTGCGATAGTGGGATGATTCCGTGGCTATTGATTGCCGAATTACTTGGCAGAACCGACGCCGCTTTTTCATCGCTATTAAAAGAGCGCATGTCTGCATTCCCTGCCAGTGGTGAAATAAACCGAACGCTCACTCAGCCACAAAAAGTACTCGAAGGTATTGAGCAACAGTACACTGAACAAGCCGATGTCGTCTCTTTTATTGATGGTTTAAGCATGGAGTTCGCCGATTGGCGCTTTAACTTAAGGCTTTCTAATACCGAGCCTTTAGCGCGGCTAAATGTAGAGTCTCGGGGCAATCCGGCGTTAATGAAAACCCGGACAGATGAGCTACTAAGCGCTATTTCGGCGCTTGATAACTCAACTGATTAG
- a CDS encoding trimeric intracellular cation channel family protein has protein sequence MINFAGENWAALFIDSASTFGLVVFAISGALAAGRYKMDPVGFVVLGAVTAIGGGTMRSLLLDEPVSWVVDPNLLLFVVLVSLLTYFFIPGRTARWKAMTWFDALGLAAFSVTGAQATLSAGAGWQIAIAMGVVTATGGGVIRDVLCNQQPFVLRGELYASTALAGAGIFVSLVALAFTTPTAMICGFVTTLVLRGSAIIYGIELGEPGEWFHTTKKRAAKTASAKNDNQT, from the coding sequence ATGATAAATTTTGCCGGAGAAAACTGGGCTGCCCTTTTTATTGATAGCGCAAGCACCTTCGGCTTAGTGGTATTTGCCATTAGTGGCGCGCTGGCGGCAGGGCGCTATAAGATGGATCCTGTGGGGTTTGTGGTGTTGGGGGCGGTCACTGCCATTGGCGGTGGCACGATGCGTTCCCTGCTACTTGATGAGCCTGTCTCTTGGGTCGTTGACCCTAATCTGCTGCTTTTTGTGGTGCTTGTTTCGTTGCTTACCTACTTCTTTATTCCGGGACGAACGGCTCGATGGAAGGCGATGACATGGTTTGACGCATTAGGGCTAGCGGCTTTTTCGGTGACTGGCGCACAGGCAACGTTATCAGCGGGTGCTGGTTGGCAAATTGCCATCGCGATGGGTGTCGTGACGGCGACCGGCGGCGGTGTAATACGCGACGTGCTCTGTAACCAGCAGCCGTTTGTGCTGCGCGGAGAGCTCTATGCATCAACCGCCTTAGCGGGGGCGGGAATATTTGTTAGTCTCGTGGCACTAGCGTTTACCACGCCTACCGCAATGATCTGCGGCTTTGTAACGACACTGGTTCTGCGTGGTTCGGCGATCATATACGGTATTGAGCTAGGGGAGCCCGGAGAGTGGTTTCATACGACAAAAAAACGAGCCGCTAAAACGGCATCAGCCAAAAACGACAATCAAACTTAA
- a CDS encoding LysE/ArgO family amino acid transporter: MQELLLPLVKGFVTSGSLIIAIGAQNAFVLSHGLRHQYNGLIAITCASLDTLLIFAGIAGMGALITNTPNLMLAAALFGGVFLTVYGYRALKSAIYPKPLNAEASSFNSRSSALLATVAISLLNPHVYLDTVVLIGSIGGQYPIPQRWWFAGGAALASFVWFFSLSWGAKKLAPLFKKPMTWRVLDSVICLMMWSIAVSLFMLAYEFVA, encoded by the coding sequence ATGCAAGAACTCTTATTACCCTTGGTAAAAGGCTTTGTGACAAGCGGCAGCCTCATTATAGCTATCGGTGCGCAGAATGCGTTTGTGTTATCTCATGGGTTACGGCATCAGTATAATGGCTTGATCGCCATCACCTGTGCCTCGCTGGATACGCTGCTTATTTTTGCCGGTATTGCCGGCATGGGCGCGTTGATAACGAATACGCCTAATCTAATGTTGGCTGCGGCGCTGTTTGGAGGAGTGTTTTTGACGGTGTATGGCTATAGGGCCCTGAAGTCGGCTATTTATCCAAAACCATTAAACGCTGAAGCGAGTTCTTTTAACTCAAGATCGTCAGCTCTGTTGGCTACTGTAGCCATCTCTCTGCTTAACCCTCATGTTTATTTGGATACAGTCGTACTGATTGGCAGTATTGGAGGGCAGTACCCGATACCTCAGCGTTGGTGGTTTGCAGGAGGCGCCGCCTTAGCCTCATTTGTATGGTTTTTCTCGCTAAGTTGGGGGGCAAAAAAACTAGCGCCATTGTTCAAAAAACCGATGACCTGGAGAGTGTTGGACAGTGTTATTTGCCTAATGATGTGGTCTATAGCGGTATCGCTATTTATGCTGGCGTATGAGTTTGTAGCCTGA
- a CDS encoding mannose-1-phosphate guanylyltransferase/mannose-6-phosphate isomerase yields MIPVILSGGNGSRLWPISRKQNPKQFLPLVGQQTLFQQTIQRLSLEEVSAPVVVCNDAHRFLVEEQLEAINCAPHSILLEPFGRNTAPAVALAAFSILENGQDDVMLVLPADHVIENIEPFHHALKIASAAAQSGEMVLFGITPDKPETGFGYIQTTPSATTENGTLRVEAFVEKPNAEKAQAYLASGDYFWNSGMFMFQASCYLEELKQHEPSIYEKVLSTFQRSRKEDKVLHIDSDIFAHCPDDSIDYAVMEKTTKACVVPLQANWNDVGSWSALWDVHAKDENGNVAKGDVLLEQTSNCYVHGEDRMVALLGLDNVVVVDTKDALMVASKDKVQDVKKLVQAIEKKQRPEANAHREVYRPWGCYDSVDNGSRHQVKRITVKPGARLSLQKHHHRAEHWIVVSGTAEVTCGERTFLMSENQSTYIPIGELHRLANPGKIPLEIIEVQSGSYLGEDDIVRFEDIYGRVDSNISAPTKINVEEV; encoded by the coding sequence ATGATCCCAGTAATTCTTTCAGGCGGTAACGGCTCACGCCTATGGCCTATATCTCGTAAACAAAACCCTAAACAGTTTTTGCCATTAGTGGGACAACAGACATTATTTCAACAAACCATACAGCGTCTTTCTCTTGAAGAGGTCTCCGCACCGGTAGTGGTTTGCAACGACGCTCACCGCTTTCTTGTCGAAGAGCAACTCGAGGCCATAAACTGCGCACCTCATAGCATTCTATTAGAGCCTTTTGGTCGCAATACAGCACCAGCAGTGGCTCTCGCGGCATTTAGTATTCTTGAAAATGGTCAAGATGATGTCATGCTTGTACTACCCGCAGATCACGTTATCGAAAACATCGAGCCCTTTCATCACGCCCTTAAAATAGCGTCTGCAGCGGCTCAATCAGGTGAAATGGTACTGTTTGGGATCACCCCTGATAAACCTGAAACAGGGTTTGGCTATATTCAAACCACCCCCTCTGCCACAACCGAAAATGGCACTCTGCGTGTAGAAGCCTTTGTAGAAAAACCAAACGCAGAGAAGGCGCAAGCCTATTTAGCATCTGGTGACTACTTTTGGAATAGCGGTATGTTCATGTTCCAAGCCAGCTGTTATCTTGAAGAGCTAAAACAGCATGAGCCTTCGATCTATGAAAAGGTACTCTCTACTTTTCAACGTAGCCGTAAAGAAGACAAAGTACTGCACATAGACTCAGATATTTTTGCTCATTGCCCAGATGACTCAATCGATTACGCGGTAATGGAAAAAACCACCAAAGCCTGCGTCGTTCCGCTACAAGCAAACTGGAATGATGTGGGCTCTTGGTCTGCATTATGGGATGTGCACGCCAAAGATGAAAACGGTAATGTGGCAAAAGGCGATGTGTTACTTGAGCAAACGAGTAACTGCTATGTCCATGGTGAAGATCGCATGGTTGCACTGCTGGGTCTCGATAATGTCGTCGTGGTCGATACCAAAGATGCGTTGATGGTTGCGTCAAAAGATAAAGTACAAGATGTTAAAAAATTAGTGCAAGCTATCGAGAAAAAGCAGCGACCTGAAGCCAATGCTCACCGTGAGGTTTATCGCCCTTGGGGGTGTTATGACTCTGTCGATAATGGCAGTAGACACCAGGTTAAACGTATCACTGTAAAACCCGGTGCTCGTCTATCACTACAAAAGCACCACCACCGAGCAGAACACTGGATCGTTGTAAGCGGCACAGCAGAAGTTACTTGCGGTGAACGCACGTTTTTAATGTCTGAAAATCAATCGACGTATATTCCAATAGGCGAATTACACAGACTTGCCAACCCGGGTAAAATCCCATTGGAGATTATTGAAGTTCAATCAGGCAGTTATTTAGGCGAAGATGATATCGTTCGCTTTGAAGATATATATGGCCGTGTTGATTCCAACATTTCAGCGCCCACCAAAATTAATGTAGAAGAGGTATAG
- a CDS encoding DUF2947 domain-containing protein — protein MNYIDLSEYRNAWVFRHQDMPVSAEDLAQIKPLSESSAYQLWRQRISKEADLPTEWESGDWAANENAWQHKEIWQKAWDSSSPDLPELITEHIDWADNVTVFFCYESSKIIETSWAVFKRNWKNFLFFDDGPILIARKKKQAVQFFQNGAFAVGEMP, from the coding sequence ATGAACTACATCGACCTTTCTGAATATCGCAATGCTTGGGTTTTCCGTCACCAAGATATGCCTGTTAGCGCCGAAGATTTAGCCCAAATTAAGCCCTTGTCTGAGTCCAGTGCTTATCAGCTCTGGCGTCAGCGTATTAGTAAAGAGGCTGACCTCCCGACTGAGTGGGAGAGTGGTGACTGGGCTGCGAATGAAAACGCTTGGCAACACAAAGAGATTTGGCAAAAAGCTTGGGACTCCTCGTCTCCCGATTTACCTGAGCTGATAACAGAGCATATAGATTGGGCTGACAATGTCACCGTCTTTTTCTGTTACGAAAGTAGTAAAATTATTGAAACATCATGGGCGGTATTTAAACGGAACTGGAAAAACTTTCTGTTTTTTGATGATGGCCCGATATTAATCGCTCGGAAGAAAAAACAAGCCGTTCAGTTCTTCCAGAATGGCGCCTTCGCAGTTGGCGAGATGCCCTAA
- a CDS encoding LysR family transcriptional regulator ArgP — MSIEIPQLEAVAQIIDAQSFEKAAERLCITQSAISQRLRQLETQLGQRLIIRSSPPTLTSAGVKILKYYRQVSHLQEDLLSNLAGNSDDGIASIAIGSNADSLATWLLDALTPLLKNGKTFVEIHVDDQDRTHDLLRDGTVVGCISASSAPIQGCNCIPLGIMTYRCLVSPDYKARYFPSGINKASILAAPCVEFSHSDDLQRQYLTQYFGGGYPQIRHRVPSTESFLEFITRGFGWGMVPDVQSQKHLNEKRVIELVEGNTLDIPLYWHIWNLRTTLSRTLTDSLRDEAAKVLSPI; from the coding sequence ATGAGTATTGAGATCCCACAATTAGAAGCGGTCGCACAGATCATCGACGCCCAGAGTTTTGAAAAGGCCGCAGAACGCCTTTGCATTACTCAGTCAGCCATATCACAACGCCTGCGACAGTTAGAAACACAACTAGGGCAAAGACTCATCATCCGCTCAAGCCCTCCCACACTGACCAGTGCGGGCGTTAAAATACTGAAGTACTACCGACAAGTCAGCCACCTACAAGAAGACCTGCTGAGTAATCTCGCGGGCAACAGCGATGACGGTATAGCGTCAATTGCGATAGGCTCAAATGCAGATAGCTTGGCCACCTGGCTGCTGGACGCGTTAACGCCCCTCTTAAAAAATGGTAAGACCTTTGTTGAAATACATGTAGACGACCAAGACCGAACCCATGACTTATTGCGAGATGGCACCGTCGTAGGCTGTATTAGTGCCAGTTCGGCACCGATACAAGGGTGCAACTGTATTCCTTTGGGGATAATGACCTATCGCTGTCTGGTTTCGCCTGATTATAAAGCACGCTACTTTCCTTCTGGCATTAATAAAGCGTCAATTTTGGCGGCACCTTGTGTTGAATTTAGTCATAGCGACGACTTACAACGGCAATACCTTACCCAATACTTTGGCGGAGGATACCCTCAAATCAGACATCGAGTCCCCTCCACAGAGTCGTTTCTGGAGTTTATAACCAGGGGCTTTGGCTGGGGAATGGTGCCTGATGTTCAAAGCCAAAAGCATTTAAACGAGAAACGTGTTATCGAATTAGTCGAGGGTAATACGTTGGATATACCGCTCTATTGGCATATATGGAACCTTCGAACAACACTCAGCCGCACACTCACAGACTCACTTCGTGACGAAGCTGCAAAAGTGCTAAGCCCTATATAA
- a CDS encoding DUF2970 domain-containing protein: MMNNPDNTPSPNTSDTTQPKTKLTFWQTLSSVLYALIGVQGRNNAQSSLEEGHIGMFIFVGLLVVGCFIFIVSLVAYLAVSSG, encoded by the coding sequence ATGATGAATAATCCTGATAACACTCCCTCCCCAAACACGTCAGACACCACTCAACCCAAGACGAAGCTCACCTTTTGGCAAACCCTTTCTAGCGTTTTATATGCTTTGATTGGTGTTCAAGGACGAAACAATGCCCAGTCAAGCCTCGAAGAAGGCCATATCGGGATGTTTATTTTTGTCGGATTATTAGTGGTGGGCTGTTTTATTTTTATTGTTTCATTAGTCGCTTATTTGGCTGTTTCGAGTGGCTAG
- the ybaK gene encoding Cys-tRNA(Pro) deacylase, which translates to MTPAINSVEKAKLPFKVHQYEHDSNAASYGEEAAQKLNISASQVFKTLVVALDSGVLAVSVIPVSHQLNLKAMASAVKAKKAKMAEPKAVERSSGYVLGGVSPLGQKKLLKTVIDQQALDFDTIFVSAGRRGLEIELSPNDLAMMLQASFASLAK; encoded by the coding sequence ATGACGCCAGCAATCAACAGCGTAGAAAAAGCTAAACTACCTTTTAAAGTACACCAATATGAGCATGATTCAAATGCGGCATCGTATGGTGAGGAAGCGGCTCAAAAGCTTAATATATCGGCGTCTCAAGTGTTTAAGACATTGGTGGTGGCGTTAGATTCAGGTGTTTTGGCGGTATCTGTTATTCCTGTCTCGCATCAGTTAAACCTCAAAGCAATGGCCTCTGCGGTCAAAGCTAAAAAGGCTAAAATGGCCGAGCCTAAAGCGGTTGAACGATCGTCTGGCTATGTATTGGGGGGGGTGAGCCCGCTGGGGCAAAAGAAGTTACTAAAGACGGTGATTGATCAACAGGCGCTGGATTTCGATACTATATTTGTTAGTGCAGGGCGTAGAGGGCTTGAGATAGAGTTATCCCCTAATGATTTAGCGATGATGCTACAGGCTTCTTTTGCTTCACTGGCAAAATGA
- a CDS encoding DMT family transporter translates to MPDQQHLKADVLLIIVTLLAAAGWIFSKETLQGMPPILFIGSRFLVAGIVLGLLGLPEFKKLSAQALKRSLMTGVVFSIAMVFWVMGLFEAEHVGEGAFITSMGVVLVPIMARWVFGDSPPKSTWFSLPVAIAGLALLSLDNGLHLDSGQLYFLAAATIFALHFNLNTRMVAEVPVLVLTSIQLMVVGIVALSVSSSIEAWPDQISLNIWAWFLASAVIATSLRFYLQTFAQGLAPASHAAVILTLEPIWTTLLAGWWFGEVMSFMQLVGCGLIFSALLINRWQWVRLAIKGLRP, encoded by the coding sequence TTGCCAGATCAACAACACTTAAAAGCAGACGTTCTCTTAATAATCGTGACCTTACTGGCTGCTGCTGGTTGGATATTTTCTAAAGAAACACTCCAAGGCATGCCGCCGATCCTTTTTATAGGGTCTCGTTTTTTAGTAGCGGGGATTGTATTAGGACTACTAGGCCTACCCGAATTCAAAAAATTATCCGCACAAGCACTAAAGCGTTCCCTAATGACGGGCGTTGTTTTTTCAATCGCTATGGTCTTCTGGGTTATGGGGCTATTTGAAGCTGAGCATGTAGGAGAAGGCGCATTTATTACCAGTATGGGCGTAGTACTGGTGCCGATTATGGCACGCTGGGTGTTTGGTGATTCACCGCCCAAAAGTACCTGGTTTTCGCTGCCAGTGGCCATTGCAGGGCTTGCGTTACTCTCACTCGATAACGGACTCCACTTAGATAGCGGCCAGTTATACTTTTTAGCGGCCGCTACGATATTTGCACTGCACTTTAACCTCAATACCCGCATGGTGGCTGAAGTACCAGTATTGGTGCTTACCTCGATACAACTGATGGTGGTAGGTATTGTAGCGCTCAGTGTTTCATCGAGTATAGAGGCATGGCCAGACCAGATATCTCTCAATATATGGGCGTGGTTTTTGGCCAGTGCCGTAATCGCCACTAGCCTTCGCTTTTATCTTCAAACATTTGCCCAAGGGCTCGCACCCGCTAGCCATGCAGCGGTGATTTTAACGCTCGAACCTATTTGGACAACGCTACTGGCAGGTTGGTGGTTTGGTGAAGTCATGAGTTTCATGCAATTGGTTGGCTGCGGGCTGATATTTTCGGCACTGCTGATCAACCGCTGGCAATGGGTTAGATTGGCGATAAAAGGGCTAAGGCCATAA